CTCAGATCCAGATATCATTTAAATCCGTTCAGTGGTTTTTGCGcgacatacaaataaatagagTTATACTTTCGTATTGATAAAATAAGTTAGAACTACAACTATTAAGATCTTCAAACTATTCTTATTCCTactggtttttattaaataaccaACTAATCCCATTACTGACATCTGCAATACTGGGCAAAGACTCAGGAGCTTGGAAGGGCTCATGATCTGCCGGTTCATAGCTGTACCCCACAGTATTGTAATCCTGGGGAGGCCCGTACATCATGGTGGGAGCTGATGGAGAAGATTGGTTCTTCATGTAGTAGCTGAGGAGGAGGCCTCCAGCGTAGAACATCTTTTGGAAGAAGGCCACGAGGAAGAAGAATGAGGCCACCTTGATTACTGCCAGTTTTGATAGGACTACTAGCGCAAGGATTGctgaaacagaaaaatatataggtataagaTAAGTTAACactatagtaaaaataaaatatatgggATGTATAGGAAAGGTATAAAGGTATTTTAATGTTGTtcaatgtatatattttttaagacacGACCCAGTTTGAAGGTAGATGCATTTTACCAGGAATTATAAACATCAACCGGGAAAAGAAAATTAtgctttataaataatatctaagTAATATTTCAATAGAATGCTTCTAGAGAAGGGACGTCGGTTTTGTTCCAgttttctagaaaataaataaattagctcGTAATTAAATTGTCGAGACCAAAGTCAATCTTTGGCGGTCCGCAAATTGCctaacagttttatttaattagctcCGTCAGGAAGTATTTCATAATAGTGTCTTCTACAAATTGCAagatatttataactagctgtttttcCGCTATTTCGCCCGCGTCCCCGGAGAAGTTCTTTcggtatccggataaaatatagcttatattcACTAGGGATAATCTAGCTTCCCagtatatgtttttttaatcgttctagtagttttggagcctattcatttcaaagaaacaatcaaatcttttatatttataatattactagtgaaaagtattttttcagtttGAAATCTTTTTACTACAAAAAACTAACAGggctattataatatttttcaccAACTAAAATGGTTTGCTGACCGAATAACTGTCTTATTGCTCAGAAAATTCAATCGCATTTTGTCTGTAAGTTACATTTGTGAGACAAACCGTCAATAAATTGTATTGACGAGACGAAACGTCAACCGAAACGTAGTTAGTTTCCATTACGGAAATTGTATCAATTCCGAGTAATCTCGTAGGGCGGGTTCTAAGTTAATCTTGATTAAACCTACCACTTATTCCTTATTGAACAGTTAGACAAATTAATTTCACGATAACTGAAGATTAGATTGTTAAGCTACGTTACATTTTTCACTGAAATAGATTAAATTTAAAGCATTTTACCTCTACTACTgcacattttatttatgaattccTTACCGACTTGATTGTCCACAAGaaatgcataaaataaaatagaaaattcaGTAAACAGAAAACTTATTCAGTTCTTTGCTGCAGTGCATTAAATTACTTTACTTGATCCCTTCTTTCATTTGCACAGATATTTTATTCCTTTTGCTACCTTTCCTTTAGTAAGAACATAGAAGTATGATTTACGTTCGTATTTTATGTCCCAATGAACAGCGTCGTAAATTCCAGACGATGTTAGGACGACAAAAGATCCTTTTGATATTTTCGGTTGTAAAAACACTCCAATTAAATGAACTACTCACCCAAAAGCCTTAAAGATCCTTTCTTTTTCTTAGCTCTCGCCTCCTCCGGTAATTGTTCGTTATTTTCCAAACAATAACAACACACCAACAACGATAAAACGACGATAAGTTTCTTCAACATTTTGATGGCTGAACGAGTACAATTCTATATTTAatctatatttaatttaaaatttatttaatctgTGCTCCTAAATTCTGACAGTTGACAGTcgtttttgtaatacaaaattATGGAGCAACAAAATTGATATCGagaagttttataataaactgtGCGGGTAAATATGAAATGTTTGAGTTGAAAAACTTTTGGCGTGTTACAAAGATATTTTACAGTTTTCCCGAGCACCGAACTGTGCGGTTTGCGTTCccgttaataaataagtattggtCGGGTGTGTGGCATTCGTAAATTCTTTTCTCGAAGAAAGTTTGTTCATTGTTTCCATAACTTAAAGGAAACTGTGTCGAGTTTTCCTTTCTGTGACTAATTTACATGTGaggaaataattattatgttctttTGTCTAACTTTCGCGTTTTGcttgtatttacatttttacGCTCAGTTCTTAAAATTTCACCGTTATTTTGCATTTAAAG
Above is a window of Helicoverpa zea isolate HzStark_Cry1AcR chromosome 1, ilHelZeax1.1, whole genome shotgun sequence DNA encoding:
- the LOC124629618 gene encoding uncharacterized protein LOC124629618 — protein: MLKKLIVVLSLLVCCYCLENNEQLPEEARAKKKKGSLRLLAILALVVLSKLAVIKVASFFFLVAFFQKMFYAGGLLLSYYMKNQSSPSAPTMMYGPPQDYNTVGYSYEPADHEPFQAPESLPSIADMDRRDERILAWFMEEDLEKDIEDPSFRADDIESNRASEHSDHFTDT